Proteins encoded within one genomic window of Actinoplanes octamycinicus:
- a CDS encoding ABC transporter ATP-binding protein encodes MLLELKDVTLLYGRIQALHGISLTVGEGEIVALIGANGAGKTTTMKAISGLRPVAQGSVLFDGDDITKMRADLRVVRGVSQSPEGRGIFPGMTVRENLEMGAYTRRNRAEINEDMDRVFTLFPRLKEREKQVGGTMSGGEQQMLAVGRALMSRPKLLLLDEPSMGLAPMLIQQIFDIIVEINQQGTTVLLVEQNAQQALSRAHRAYVLETGRIVKEGTGQDLLTDPAVKDAYLGVA; translated from the coding sequence ATGCTGCTTGAGCTGAAGGACGTCACGCTGCTGTACGGGCGGATCCAGGCCCTGCACGGCATCAGCCTGACCGTCGGCGAGGGTGAGATCGTCGCGCTGATCGGCGCGAACGGCGCCGGCAAGACCACCACCATGAAGGCCATCTCCGGGCTGCGCCCGGTGGCCCAGGGCTCGGTGCTCTTCGACGGCGACGACATCACCAAGATGCGTGCCGACCTGCGGGTCGTGCGCGGGGTGTCGCAGTCGCCCGAGGGCCGGGGCATCTTCCCGGGCATGACCGTCCGGGAGAACCTCGAGATGGGCGCGTACACCCGGCGGAACCGTGCCGAGATCAACGAGGACATGGACCGGGTCTTCACCCTGTTCCCCCGGCTCAAGGAGCGGGAGAAACAGGTCGGCGGCACGATGTCCGGCGGCGAGCAGCAGATGCTCGCGGTCGGCCGGGCCCTGATGAGCCGCCCCAAGCTGCTGCTTCTCGACGAGCCCTCGATGGGTCTCGCGCCGATGCTGATCCAGCAGATCTTCGACATCATCGTGGAGATCAACCAGCAGGGCACCACGGTGCTGCTGGTGGAACAGAACGCGCAGCAGGCACTCTCCCGGGCGCACCGCGCGTACGTTCTGGAGACGGGCCGGATCGTCAAGGAGGGCACCGGGCAGGACCTCCTGACCGACCCCGCGGTCAAGGACGCCTACCTCGGCGTCGCCTGA
- a CDS encoding ABC transporter substrate-binding protein, with protein MFRITPGRRAILGMAVAAALTVSLSACGEESDTGSTGTGTAPSAAADTSLADKVPAGIKSAGKLVIGTDSTYAPSEFIDTDGKTIVGFDVDLFNAVGQKLGLKTEWQTAKFDSIIPGVGSGKYNVGVSSFTINADRLKEVNMISYFSAGTQWAAKTGATINPDDACGKKIAVQTSTVQADDIAARSKKCTEAGKPKITIDQYQAQSDATNAMLADSPVTAYAVKQTGGQLALLGDIYDSAPYGYAVGKDQTEFANVIAEAVKALIADGTYKTILDKWGVAAGAIAAPAVNPAS; from the coding sequence ATGTTCCGCATCACCCCCGGCCGGCGGGCGATCCTCGGCATGGCCGTGGCGGCGGCGCTGACCGTGTCGCTGTCCGCCTGCGGCGAGGAGTCCGACACCGGCAGCACCGGCACCGGCACCGCGCCGAGCGCGGCCGCCGACACCTCGCTCGCCGACAAGGTCCCGGCCGGTATCAAGTCGGCCGGTAAGCTGGTCATCGGCACCGACTCGACCTACGCGCCGAGCGAGTTCATCGACACCGACGGCAAGACCATCGTCGGCTTCGACGTGGACCTGTTCAACGCGGTCGGCCAGAAGCTGGGCCTGAAGACCGAGTGGCAGACCGCCAAGTTCGACAGCATCATCCCGGGTGTCGGCAGCGGCAAGTACAACGTCGGCGTCTCGTCCTTCACGATCAACGCGGACCGGCTCAAGGAGGTCAACATGATCTCCTACTTCTCCGCGGGCACCCAGTGGGCGGCCAAGACCGGCGCCACGATCAACCCGGACGACGCCTGCGGCAAGAAGATCGCCGTGCAGACCTCGACGGTGCAGGCCGACGACATCGCGGCCCGCTCGAAGAAGTGCACCGAGGCCGGCAAGCCGAAGATCACCATCGACCAGTACCAGGCCCAGTCGGACGCCACCAACGCCATGCTGGCCGACTCCCCGGTGACCGCGTACGCCGTCAAGCAGACCGGCGGCCAGCTCGCCCTGCTCGGTGACATCTACGACTCCGCGCCGTACGGCTACGCCGTCGGCAAGGACCAGACCGAGTTCGCGAACGTCATCGCGGAGGCGGTGAAGGCGCTCATCGCCGACGGCACCTACAAGACGATCCTCGACAAGTGGGGCGTCGCGGCCGGTGCCATCGCCGCGCCCGCGGTGAACCCGGCCTCCTGA
- a CDS encoding ABC transporter ATP-binding protein gives MDNVTLRFGGVVALNGISFALRKGEIFGLIGPNGAGKTTCFNAMTGVYRPTSGQIRFQGESLIGKKKHEITRGGIARTFQNVRLFPEMTALENVMVGADAHFKTSVLSALFRLPRFWREEREGRARSMELLRFVGIEHRAGEVSRNLSYGEQRRLEIARALATNPTLLCLDEPAAGFNPAEKEELLGLIRKIRDTGVTVLLIEHDMRLVMGVTDRIVVLEFGKKIAEGTPAEVRDNPAVIAAYLGVPTDAA, from the coding sequence ATGGACAACGTCACGCTCCGCTTCGGCGGCGTGGTGGCGCTGAACGGGATCAGCTTCGCGCTGCGCAAGGGCGAGATCTTCGGCCTGATCGGCCCGAACGGCGCCGGCAAGACCACCTGCTTCAACGCGATGACCGGGGTCTACCGGCCGACCAGCGGGCAGATCCGGTTCCAGGGCGAGTCGCTGATCGGCAAGAAGAAGCACGAGATCACCCGCGGCGGGATCGCCCGGACGTTCCAGAACGTCCGGCTGTTCCCGGAGATGACCGCGCTGGAGAACGTGATGGTGGGCGCGGACGCCCACTTCAAGACCAGCGTGCTCAGCGCACTGTTCCGCCTGCCGCGGTTCTGGCGGGAGGAGCGCGAGGGCCGGGCCCGGTCGATGGAGCTGCTCCGCTTCGTCGGCATCGAGCACCGGGCCGGCGAGGTCAGCCGCAACCTGTCGTACGGGGAGCAGCGCCGCCTCGAGATCGCCCGGGCGCTCGCCACCAACCCGACCCTGCTCTGCCTGGACGAGCCGGCCGCCGGCTTCAACCCGGCGGAGAAGGAGGAACTGCTCGGCCTGATCCGGAAGATCCGGGACACCGGCGTCACCGTGCTGCTGATCGAGCACGACATGCGCCTGGTGATGGGCGTGACCGACCGGATCGTGGTGCTCGAGTTCGGCAAGAAGATCGCCGAGGGCACGCCGGCCGAGGTGCGCGACAACCCGGCGGTCATCGCCGCTTACCTGGGGGTGCCCACCGATGCTGCTTGA